CCCAGGCCCGTCCTACCTTCCCAGGACTTAGCTTAATCCCAGAACTCTGCAGGAAGGATGCAGGGGTCTTGAGGTGATGCCTTCCCAAGGGTCTGCTCACCTGGGAAGGTGGCTGCTGGAAGAGCTGTAGAGTcgagcccaggaatctgcattttaacacacTTCCAACGTCatgtttgggaaccactgctccACCTCTCatgaggaggaaactgaggcccgtaAAAGGAAAGAGACTTGGAATGAAGGAACCCCAGATCTGAAGGGCCTCCGAGctcacccagccccagccccagctcacTCTCAAACAAGACGTATTTGTAGCAGCAGTTTCTGCTCAGTCCCTTCTGTGACAGCGATGTCAAACCTCCCAGAAGTGCGTCTCAGAAACAACTCACTTCATGGTAGCAGATGAACTCACTCCTGGGCTTTGCTATTCGTCAAAGACTAACAGCCTTAGAAGAAATCATGGCAGGGCTGGCCACGGGTCAGCTGGGAGCTAGGCAGAATCTGACTTTGGCCCCAGCCTCTCTGTGATCTTTTCTGTTGCTGTGGAGGGATTTCCATGAGTCAGAGCCCTGAGTTCAAATGCCAGgtctgctgtgtgaccctggcagGTTgctcaccctctctgagccttcctTTTCCAACAGGTATGATAGAAATATGATCTACCTTATGGGCTGGTGTGATAAGGAAATGGCTTAACAAACAAATGAGATGCCCACAACCCCTGAAAGTCCCTTCTTGTCCCCTTTCAACatgtctcctccccttccccagtctCAGGGGCCTGCAGcaccccctcctccagccttgATTGCTCTCGGGGACTGCTGTGTGGATTGCTTGGACGGTGTGGACTACAATCTTCTGAGCGGCTCCCTCCCCAGGCACTTCCGCATTCCTGATCCGCCTTTTCCCTGAGCTTCCGAAGACATTCTCCCAGGAAGAAGCACAGCTGAACTGAGCGTGAACAACCTCAAGGAGGGGGTGAGCACAGCCCTTCACAGTTTGCAGAGCCTCTGGCCCCACCCTCTCATCCGTCCTCTCAGCACAGGGGCAGGTCAGGGTGATGAAGCAGGAGCCAGTCCCACAGATCTGGGGATGCTTACCCAGCCAGGTACCCACTTCCTACCCTGACCCCcaccaacctccacctcccaccactcTAAGGAGCTCCCGCTGCTCCTTTACGACCCTGGGGCATCACTCCTCCTTAGGGGCCAGCCTTCCGCCTTGGTGGGTGGGGCAGAGACTGAGGCTTCAGGCCTCAGCCTTACCCCTGACGGAGGGGGTGCCCTCAGCCCTGGGCTGTCTCCAAGACCCGCAAGGTGTACAGAGCTGTAAGGgctacaggaaaggggtcccgatccagaccccaggagagggttcttggatctcacgcaagaaagaattcagggcgggTCCGTAAAGTGAAatcaagtttattaggaaaggaaaggaatagagaatgactactccatagacagaacagccccaagggctgctggttgcacatttttctggttatttcttgatgatatgctaaacaaggggtggattattcatgcctcccctttttagaccatatagggcaACTTCCTGACAAAGCTGTGgcgtttgtaaactgtcatggcgctggtgggagtgtagcagcgaggatgaccagaggtcactctcatgcCCATCtaggttttggtgggttttgaccggcttctttactgcaacctgttttatcagcaaggtcattatgacctgtatcttgtgctgacctcctatctcatcccgtgacttagaatgccttcactgtctgggaatgcagcccggtaggtctcagcctcattttacccagctcctctcaagatggagttgctctggtttacaTGCCTCTGACATAAGCATGTGTGCCCACTTCGACCAAATCCATGAGGGGCACCTGCACCACCTAGCCCTGCCAGCCATTGGCCTGCTCCCACGGTGGGTCCAGAAGCCCCCAGAAGCCCCTGCGCTCTTCCTCTCTTCACCTGCTTCCCACTCACACACGCCCTGTGCTGCAGCCACAGGCACCCCGTCCAgatccctcccccatctccatACCTTCGCCCATGCTGCTCCCCCTGCCTGGCATGCTGgcacccccatcccacccccaccccaacccagcCACCCGCAAACTCCTCCAAGTTCAAGCTCAAGACTTTATCCCTCTAGGAAGCTTCCCTGAGAGGCTCAGACAGAAAAGATGCAGCCAACTTACTATTCAGTGAGCTTACTCTCTCCCTATCAGGGAAATGAGGGAGCCCTGTCACTGAGACCCTACGATCCTGCCCGGCAGAGCTGCCACTCTCCACCCCACTGTGGCACTCACACTGAGGACAGGGTCACACACCTGGTTATTACGACTTCATGTCTATTTaaccacgtgccaggcactgtgctaggagccTTGCGTGGATCAACTCATCCAATCCTCACCCTCAACCTAGAACTCGGAGGGCACAGAATAGGCACAGCCACAAGGCTGCTGCTGGAAAGGACGACACAGGCAGATGCAGGCCGGGATGGGTGAAAGGGTCTCTCAAGGAAATGAGCTGGAGTCGGGTCTGGAAACGCAGCAGAACGTGCTCCTGGCCCTGCCACACACCTGGGTCCCAGAGCTACATGGAGCTGACTGCCACCCCTGTCTGCAACCCTGGCCTTCCCCGCAGGACTCCTGACAACTTCCTTCCCCTGGCCTGCTGGCTAGAAACCCCTGCAGGGAGATGGCCTTTCTGACTGGCCCTCTCCTGGCTACTGCAGCCTCACCGGAGGGCCAGGCCCAGGCCAGGGCAGCTCCAAAGGTGGGCTCTGGACCGAGGTCTCCCCTGAGCCAGGCAGGGGCTCCCCACGGGAGACAGTGCCAACCATACAGGCTGGGGGTGCAAATTGAGCCTGGGGAAGGAGAGGTTGATCCCGCTGATCAGAGGGGGCGGCACCAGCCTCAGCCATGCAGGTGTGAATTCCTTCCCCCAGCCTGAGACCAGTGCCAcaccccctccctctctccccaggctCCCCCATGGATTACCCCTGCCTGACACCCGATGCGGGCAACCAGAGGCTGATTCTGCCTGACTGCCCCCAGCTCCTGGAGTGTGCAGCCTGGGTTCCAGAGGGAGGCCACACGGCCCCGTCAGAGACCACCAGGGAAGTATCACAGACCGCAGCCAGCGTGTGAGCTCAGCTGGGAGTTTGCACCAAGCCTGGCTCCGGAGTGAGGCCTGACTGAGGCAGGCTAGGTCCACCCTGCATGGGCCGGCAGGTGTGGGTAAgtcctggggctcagagaggggcTTGGAAGGCCAAATGCAAGGCGGCCGGACCCGTTGTTGCAGCACATAGCGTCCCCTTGACTTGCTGGGAGAAGCTCGTGCCCTCATAGTTAGCAATTCCATGGCCACTGGAGGCCAGAGTGGGAGCTGGGAGGCTCTGGACACCATAGCCTTGGGCCCCCGGCCCTTGCCGGGCTGGTGTTGGCCTGTAAATGCTGCTTCCGCTGTTCAAGCGCTGATGCTCCTCCACGCCCACGGGTGAACAGCTGCTGCCCACCTCCAAGACCCCCGAATGCTGCACGGCAGGTGACCTCCCGCGTCCCTTCTGGGCCCTCCCTGTGGGTTAAGAATGTCACCCCTGCCAGGGCACCTGCCTCCCCAGGCCCACAGCTGGGCTCCTTTCACAGACACCGTATCTGGACAATCCATTTGTTCTGTGTTTGATCAGAAATGGCCATAGCGAACCAGCGTGCGTCCGACCTGAGACACCCGGCTTCTCGGCACCTCGGGATGGTGGAGCCAGGGGAGATGCCGCGGGCCTGAGGGAGGATACAAAGCTCCAGGGTGCCCCCTGCTGCCACTGGGGCGTTCTGCAGTTATGGCCAACATGGACTTGGACACAACCTGCTCCGATCTTCAGAAATATTATCCACGAGACCTGCTTTCTCCCAAAACGCATTCGGCTGCCCACCCATAGGAGGCTACAGAATAAAGAACATAAAGACATGCTCCAGAATACGTTCCGAATGCTTAAAATTTCCCCAACTCCCATGAATCTAGAGTCTTTGAAATATAGATCATTGAGTATCTTTTTGATAACCGAAGTAAAACTGTTTATGTGAGATGCTTTTTCTCTGCAAATAACAACTCAAGAAGAGACCAGGAACTATAGTCAGAAGGGATTCTGGTCCTGGGGGTCCATTTCTTGCCTGTGTGGTCTAGGTGGGTCGTGGTCTTCCAGTTTCTGCCCCTAAATCCACATGTGATCAGCTCCACCTCACAAGGCCGTCACAGTATTTCACAAGAGAAATGCACGAAAGGACACTTTTAAAGCAGTGTACACAGTTGCTGTTTTTAATGTCATTATCCATCAGGGAATTTTTAACTTATCTCCCAGAGGCTTGACTGGATTGAAAATGTAAGGtctatttaatgaaaattatCAAGGAAGTCCCTGGGGGAAAAACTTAGGCGTAGTCAAGTATTAGTCAAGCCCCAGCTCTGCAGTTCGAATAAAGCACACAATTTAGAAGTCGTATGCGTGAATTCCATGCCAGGCCTGCCACGTATTGCCTGTGTCCCTGCACAAGACACTCAGCCtacctttgttttctcatccataaaatggagctAATACTGTTCACCGAATGAGATGAGGTGAGGACTGGAAATAATGCCTGATGTACAGTGGGGGCTGAATACAaggttggttcttttttttttttttttttttttgagatggagtctcactctgtcactcagcctggagtgcactggcgtgatctcagctcacttcaacctccacctcccggtttcaagtgattctcctgcctcagcctcccaagtagctgggatcacaggctcgtgccaccacgcctg
This Theropithecus gelada isolate Dixy chromosome 13, Tgel_1.0, whole genome shotgun sequence DNA region includes the following protein-coding sequences:
- the LOC112604475 gene encoding LOW QUALITY PROTEIN: putative uncharacterized protein FLJ33534 (The sequence of the model RefSeq protein was modified relative to this genomic sequence to represent the inferred CDS: deleted 1 base in 1 codon; substituted 1 base at 1 genomic stop codon), translated to LLSQRKWTLSGFQQTGCVALMVSVLLWVGSRMRFGRKQVSWIIFLKIGAGCVQVHVGHNCRTPQWQQGAPWSFVSSLRPAASPLAPPSRGAEKPGVSGLFPPHERWSSGSQTXRWKCVKMQILGSTLQLFQQPPSQVSRPLGRHHLKTPASFLQSSGIKLSPGKIWPVQPLRFPGEVPGPYSLTHEEQMPRATVNAVTPEDQGQELGKEERTQGHPILGFQSS